The Hydrogenobacter thermophilus TK-6 genome window below encodes:
- the murG gene encoding undecaprenyldiphospho-muramoylpentapeptide beta-N-acetylglucosaminyltransferase, protein MKFFVAGGGTGGHFFPALALIECMLERGLNVEFVGSQRGIEYRFKDSIPCKAHFLKSHPFVGKGPLEKAKAVYYALTEGLKLLRHTSNAKGVVFGGYASLPLGLALSLRRKGLYLHEQNSVPSTTNTLLSKFSEKVFITFEHSRRFFPQDKVIKTGLPVRKRLLQNFIKEDIKESFGFDKGKPVLLVMGGSQGASFLNQLATEIFSSLPLQGIHITGERDKDKVESFYKERKLPVKVFAFSEDMSHIYGASDLAISRAGASSITELSLFGIPSLFIPFPFSARDHQFYNAKEIEDLGGGLVIKQEDATLQKVINGIELMLSQRDNFSRNIKRFANPYACQDILRLLVA, encoded by the coding sequence ATGAAGTTTTTCGTAGCTGGAGGAGGAACAGGAGGACATTTCTTTCCAGCCCTTGCTCTCATAGAATGCATGTTAGAAAGAGGTCTTAATGTAGAATTTGTAGGCTCTCAGCGTGGAATAGAGTATAGATTTAAAGATAGCATACCTTGCAAGGCACATTTTTTAAAGTCCCATCCTTTTGTAGGGAAAGGTCCACTGGAAAAAGCTAAGGCGGTATATTACGCTCTGACCGAGGGTTTAAAACTCCTAAGGCACACTAGCAATGCTAAAGGTGTGGTGTTTGGAGGTTATGCAAGCCTTCCCTTGGGTCTTGCACTAAGTTTAAGAAGAAAAGGGCTTTACCTACACGAACAGAACTCGGTACCCAGCACCACCAACACACTCCTTAGCAAGTTTTCAGAAAAGGTTTTTATAACCTTTGAACACTCAAGAAGGTTTTTTCCGCAGGATAAAGTCATAAAAACAGGGCTTCCTGTGAGAAAGCGCCTCCTTCAAAATTTTATAAAGGAAGATATTAAGGAAAGTTTTGGGTTTGACAAAGGCAAGCCAGTGCTTCTGGTGATGGGCGGAAGTCAGGGAGCGTCCTTTTTAAATCAGCTGGCTACTGAAATATTCTCAAGCCTTCCCCTGCAAGGCATTCACATAACAGGAGAGAGAGATAAGGATAAGGTGGAGAGCTTTTATAAAGAGAGGAAGCTCCCCGTTAAGGTTTTTGCCTTCAGCGAGGATATGAGCCACATATACGGAGCTTCTGACCTTGCCATCTCAAGAGCCGGTGCCTCTTCCATCACTGAGCTTTCTCTATTTGGTATTCCGTCGCTTTTCATACCCTTTCCCTTCTCTGCCAGAGATCACCAGTTTTACAACGCAAAGGAAATAGAAGATTTAGGGGGAGGTTTAGTCATAAAACAAGAGGATGCAACATTGCAGAAGGTTATTAATGGCATTGAACTCATGCTCAGCCAGAGGGATAACTTCTCAAGGAACATAAAGAGATTTGCCAACCCTTATGCTTGTCAGGACATTCTAAGACTCTTAGTAGCTTGA
- the galU gene encoding UTP--glucose-1-phosphate uridylyltransferase GalU encodes MQVRKAVLPVAGWGTRFLPATKAMPKEMFPIIDKPVIQFIVEECISADIENIIFVTGRHKRPIEHHFDINTDLEKHLEQCGKMDLLRNIMEISRLINPIYVRQKEQLGLGHAVLVAEPVVGYEPFVVALGDIIIKDERNVLERMIEVYNRFGKSVIAVFEVDLKDVSKYGIVDGRLIERDIYIVDHLIEKPKPEEAPSHLAIVGRYLFTPRIFEKLKITPPGKGGEIQLTDAIRLLIEDEAVYAIKIDAKVYDTGTPLGYIQTVLDFALQRDDIRDDLISYLRQLLSNNIPQIDTV; translated from the coding sequence ATGCAAGTAAGAAAGGCGGTCTTACCTGTAGCAGGTTGGGGCACAAGGTTTTTACCTGCCACCAAGGCTATGCCCAAGGAGATGTTTCCAATAATAGACAAGCCTGTCATACAGTTTATCGTTGAAGAATGCATCTCTGCAGACATTGAGAACATTATATTCGTCACAGGGAGGCATAAAAGGCCCATTGAACACCACTTTGATATAAACACAGATTTGGAAAAGCATCTAGAACAGTGTGGAAAGATGGACCTTTTGAGGAACATAATGGAAATAAGTAGGTTGATTAATCCCATATATGTAAGACAGAAGGAACAGCTTGGACTTGGTCATGCAGTATTGGTAGCTGAACCCGTGGTAGGCTATGAACCTTTTGTGGTAGCTCTTGGGGATATCATCATCAAGGATGAGAGGAACGTACTTGAGAGAATGATAGAAGTATACAACCGCTTTGGTAAGAGTGTAATAGCAGTTTTTGAAGTGGACCTTAAGGATGTTTCCAAGTACGGTATAGTAGACGGCAGACTTATAGAGAGGGATATATACATTGTAGACCATCTTATAGAAAAACCAAAGCCAGAGGAGGCACCCTCTCATCTTGCCATAGTAGGCAGGTACCTTTTTACACCGAGGATCTTTGAAAAACTTAAAATAACACCTCCCGGAAAGGGCGGAGAGATACAGCTCACCGATGCTATAAGGTTGCTTATTGAGGACGAAGCTGTTTATGCAATCAAGATAGATGCTAAGGTTTACGATACGGGAACACCTCTCGGATATATACAGACGGTCCTTGACTTTGCTTTGCAAAGAGATGACATCAGAGATGACCTCATATCTTACTTGAGGCAGCTCCTCAGTAATAATATCCCACAGATAGATACAGTCTGA
- a CDS encoding BamA/OMP85 family outer membrane protein, with amino-acid sequence MFFLLLLISPLIVTGKVFIMSNYPLPGNNLEKVVNEKNYLQMVEVIKNIEGVKDVFTMQEGGDVYVYVERYPILKKVVIKGNVALWRDTIMSHLGLYEGMPLKDINKESIEERLRRLYRDEGFLDAKVGVTLDLTEDGYVYLYIGIDEGDIYFTAGGRYEGTSFKEDELNKALGLVKGQIARESEFEDKVFTLQDFYINRGYLDSFVYFKGIKKEELKKPFLNVLFPTDERITRKPLRMVGSLVDGFSNFIRHPVGVFEALTGRAKVAYPTFSIIEGSKYKIEFEGAKYFDSNYLLDISQLKEKGVDPFSLEEAKEILESAYKKKGFFDVSISYKAQGSYVVFSIAEGERYTALLEGEEFPYDEDVIKSILDKEVQKLKREKYTLAEGSYSLKVDRDKKIVYVELNINKGKRQILSRFLYKGNDREIAKIFREYNDKLPAVYNTDLIEALNIDIKNYLLRKGYMEGDFSIDVSLQEDEESIYYTYIYTVKEGPRYKLGEDLYYGYHHTSSRELSYMTVRREFYSESDTNRTLSNMITSDIFSGVKIDTFLDKDKKEVHRLIQLSEDKRGLYDLSLGYNTEEKIVIDTFLGWKNLLGIGWNTGLRYRKTGKRELYNLELSDNFLFTRKLWFKASIFRNYEEHRSYTLTSKGFTSSLGYRLTNNTSVGPIVSRTTNLALGERIDISKYGIFLLREYKDDIFSPKRVHYDSVSITRATGDREYTKFELSTFYLIPLRKGLKLSFKVAGGYVGRSAPIFERFFLGGLRDLRGYNFESVGQPNGGRYYTFGRIELEFPIKGPFVGIIFGDAGNVGDKLSQTIKNPKKDAGISAGIKTPVGPIRFDVAIPLEKSAPRRIRLYLSVGYYY; translated from the coding sequence ATGTTTTTTCTCCTTCTTCTTATCTCCCCGCTGATAGTCACTGGGAAGGTTTTTATCATGTCCAACTATCCCCTTCCGGGCAACAACTTGGAAAAGGTGGTAAACGAGAAAAATTATCTGCAGATGGTAGAGGTAATAAAAAACATAGAGGGTGTAAAAGATGTTTTTACCATGCAAGAGGGTGGTGATGTTTATGTATATGTTGAGAGATATCCCATACTTAAGAAGGTGGTAATAAAGGGGAATGTAGCACTTTGGCGAGATACTATAATGAGCCATTTGGGACTTTATGAAGGTATGCCTCTGAAGGATATAAATAAGGAAAGCATAGAGGAGAGATTAAGAAGACTTTACAGGGATGAAGGATTTCTTGATGCCAAGGTGGGGGTTACTCTTGACCTGACCGAGGACGGGTATGTTTACCTTTACATAGGCATTGACGAAGGGGATATCTACTTTACCGCCGGTGGAAGGTACGAAGGAACAAGCTTTAAAGAGGATGAGCTAAACAAAGCCCTCGGGCTTGTTAAAGGGCAGATAGCAAGAGAGAGCGAGTTTGAAGATAAAGTATTCACCTTGCAGGACTTTTACATAAACAGAGGCTATCTTGACAGCTTTGTTTACTTTAAAGGCATAAAAAAAGAAGAACTAAAAAAACCCTTTTTAAATGTTCTATTTCCTACGGACGAAAGGATAACAAGAAAACCCCTTAGGATGGTAGGTTCCTTAGTGGATGGCTTTTCTAACTTTATAAGACACCCCGTAGGTGTATTTGAAGCACTCACAGGAAGAGCTAAAGTGGCTTATCCCACTTTTAGTATCATTGAAGGGAGTAAATATAAAATAGAATTTGAAGGCGCCAAGTACTTTGACAGCAACTACCTTCTTGATATATCCCAGCTCAAAGAGAAGGGTGTGGACCCCTTTTCCCTTGAGGAAGCTAAGGAGATATTAGAATCCGCTTACAAAAAGAAGGGTTTTTTTGATGTGAGCATATCCTACAAAGCGCAGGGTAGCTATGTGGTCTTTAGCATAGCAGAAGGTGAAAGATACACAGCCCTTTTAGAAGGTGAGGAGTTTCCTTATGATGAAGATGTCATAAAGAGTATTTTGGATAAGGAGGTACAAAAACTCAAGAGGGAAAAATACACACTTGCGGAAGGCTCTTACTCTTTAAAGGTGGACAGAGATAAAAAGATAGTTTATGTGGAGCTCAACATAAACAAAGGCAAGAGACAGATACTTAGCAGATTCCTTTACAAAGGCAACGACAGGGAAATTGCCAAGATCTTCAGAGAGTACAACGACAAGCTACCTGCTGTGTACAATACAGACCTCATAGAAGCGCTAAACATTGACATAAAGAACTACCTTTTGAGAAAGGGCTACATGGAAGGAGACTTCAGTATAGATGTGTCTTTGCAGGAAGACGAGGAGAGTATCTACTACACCTATATATATACTGTAAAGGAAGGACCAAGATACAAGTTAGGGGAGGATTTGTACTATGGATACCATCACACTTCCAGCAGAGAGCTCTCTTATATGACAGTAAGGAGAGAGTTTTATTCAGAAAGTGATACCAACAGAACTCTGAGCAACATGATAACCAGTGACATATTCAGTGGCGTAAAGATAGATACCTTCCTTGATAAAGATAAGAAGGAGGTCCACAGACTCATACAGCTATCTGAAGACAAGAGGGGCTTGTACGATCTGTCTTTGGGCTACAACACGGAGGAGAAGATAGTTATAGATACATTTTTGGGATGGAAAAACTTGTTAGGAATAGGATGGAATACAGGTTTGAGGTACAGAAAAACGGGCAAGAGGGAGCTTTACAACCTGGAACTTTCCGATAACTTTCTTTTTACTCGCAAGCTTTGGTTTAAGGCTTCCATCTTTAGGAATTATGAAGAACACAGAAGCTACACACTCACATCAAAGGGCTTTACCTCAAGTTTAGGCTACAGGCTAACCAATAACACATCAGTAGGTCCAATAGTATCAAGAACAACCAATCTGGCTCTTGGAGAGCGTATAGACATCTCTAAGTACGGCATCTTTCTTTTGAGAGAATATAAAGATGACATATTTTCCCCCAAAAGGGTACACTACGATAGCGTAAGCATAACCAGGGCTACGGGTGATAGGGAGTACACCAAATTTGAACTTTCCACCTTTTACCTCATACCTCTGAGAAAAGGTTTAAAGCTCAGCTTTAAGGTGGCAGGTGGGTATGTAGGCAGGTCCGCACCCATTTTTGAGAGATTCTTTTTGGGAGGTTTAAGAGACCTAAGAGGCTACAACTTTGAGAGCGTTGGACAACCGAACGGAGGGAGATACTACACTTTTGGGAGGATAGAACTTGAATTTCCTATAAAGGGTCCCTTTGTGGGCATAATTTTTGGAGATGCTGGGAATGTTGGAGATAAGCTTTCTCAAACCATAAAAAACCCAAAAAAGGATGCGGGGATCTCTGCTGGTATAAAAACACCTGTGGGACCCATAAGGTTTGATGTAGCTATCCCTCTTGAGAAGTCAGCTCCAAGAAGGATCAGACTGTATCTATCTGTGGGATATTATTACTGA
- a CDS encoding pyridoxal phosphate-dependent aminotransferase, with product MERISKISPFMVMEILKEASNIDHVIHMEIGEPDLDPPPSVIESLERAIKDRRYFYTPSLGIGELREKIAEHYYKKYRVDISPHRVVITTGTSGAFLVAYSILMSAGEKVVLADPSYPCYKNFAHLLDINPVFLPVDESTNYIISVDMLKEHRDIKALHISSPSNPTGSVYGKEDLASLVEYCQERDIYFISDEVYQGLVYDREEHTALEFSDGAIVISGFSKWFCMPGFRIGWMILPEELIPKAERVIQNVFISAPTLSQYAALGAFDYEYLEKVKQTFKKRRDILYEGLKDLFEVPVKPEGAFYIWANIDRYSEDSETFCREVLKNAKVAITPGTDFGKNKTENFVRFSYTKDEEALREGLRRIKNYLIK from the coding sequence ATGGAGAGAATAAGCAAGATTAGTCCCTTTATGGTGATGGAGATACTTAAAGAGGCAAGTAATATAGACCATGTTATACACATGGAGATAGGTGAGCCTGACCTGGACCCACCACCCTCGGTTATTGAATCCCTTGAGAGAGCTATAAAGGACAGAAGGTACTTTTACACACCCAGTCTTGGGATAGGAGAGCTAAGGGAGAAGATTGCGGAGCATTACTACAAAAAGTACCGTGTTGATATATCTCCCCATCGCGTGGTTATAACTACGGGAACATCCGGAGCCTTTCTTGTAGCTTACTCAATTCTTATGAGCGCTGGAGAGAAGGTAGTCTTAGCTGACCCTTCTTATCCGTGTTATAAAAACTTTGCTCACTTGCTGGATATTAATCCCGTGTTCTTACCTGTTGACGAGAGTACCAATTACATCATTAGCGTAGATATGCTCAAAGAGCATAGAGATATAAAAGCCCTTCATATATCTTCACCTTCAAATCCTACAGGTAGTGTTTACGGCAAGGAAGACCTTGCTTCTTTGGTTGAGTACTGCCAAGAGAGGGATATTTACTTTATATCCGATGAGGTGTATCAGGGACTTGTCTACGACAGAGAAGAACACACGGCTCTTGAGTTTTCTGACGGAGCTATAGTTATAAGTGGTTTTTCCAAGTGGTTCTGTATGCCGGGATTCAGGATAGGCTGGATGATCCTGCCGGAAGAGCTTATCCCAAAAGCGGAAAGGGTGATCCAGAATGTGTTTATCTCTGCACCTACGCTGAGCCAGTACGCAGCTCTTGGAGCCTTTGACTATGAATATCTTGAAAAAGTAAAGCAAACCTTCAAAAAAAGGAGGGACATCCTTTACGAAGGATTAAAAGACCTGTTTGAGGTGCCAGTAAAACCAGAAGGTGCTTTCTACATATGGGCAAACATAGACAGGTACTCGGAGGACTCGGAGACTTTCTGCAGGGAAGTATTAAAAAATGCGAAGGTGGCGATAACTCCGGGCACCGATTTCGGAAAGAATAAAACAGAAAATTTTGTAAGATTTTCCTATACAAAAGATGAAGAAGCCCTCAGGGAGGGCTTGAGAAGGATAAAGAATTACTTGATAAAGTAA
- a CDS encoding OmpA family protein yields MKRSLFLSLALLGSVAFAEQSLDPCGSPKEVYSKYLLDKCYKGYFDAIIEAKKKSEEALNKANEALGKANEALNKANDLEGRVSKLEGIVDDHEKRIKALESREIPKGGWQLEEIGAVYFDFDKFNIKKSQAPKLDDIASKIQSDTREVLIVGFADTRGSSKYNFNLSMYRAQIVASYLAKKGVDIGRMRIASYGKEVAKLISPKYAEQRVVRIYFIK; encoded by the coding sequence ATGAAGAGATCACTGTTTCTCTCTCTCGCTCTATTAGGGAGTGTAGCTTTTGCGGAGCAAAGTCTTGATCCATGCGGAAGCCCCAAAGAGGTATACAGCAAGTACCTTCTGGACAAGTGCTACAAGGGTTACTTTGATGCCATAATTGAGGCAAAGAAAAAGTCTGAGGAAGCTTTGAACAAAGCCAACGAGGCATTGGGGAAAGCTAACGAAGCCTTAAACAAAGCCAACGACCTTGAGGGAAGGGTGAGCAAACTTGAGGGGATAGTGGATGACCACGAAAAGAGAATAAAAGCTTTGGAAAGTAGGGAAATACCAAAAGGAGGCTGGCAGCTTGAAGAGATAGGTGCCGTATATTTTGATTTTGACAAGTTCAACATCAAAAAGTCACAGGCGCCAAAGCTTGACGATATAGCGAGTAAGATACAATCCGATACGAGAGAAGTACTCATAGTAGGCTTTGCGGACACCAGAGGCTCCAGCAAGTATAACTTCAATCTTTCCATGTACAGAGCACAGATAGTAGCATCATACCTTGCCAAGAAAGGGGTGGACATAGGAAGGATGAGAATAGCTTCTTACGGTAAGGAGGTTGCCAAGCTTATAAGTCCCAAGTATGCTGAGCAGAGAGTAGTTAGGATTTACTTTATCAAGTAA
- the metG gene encoding methionine--tRNA ligase subunit beta, whose protein sequence is MEVIGIEDFLKLDIRLAKIVDAQRVEGSEKLLKLKVSLGGEERVVVAGIAKHYKPDELIGKKILLLANLKPRKILGIESQGMVLALSDGERLSLIVPDREMEEGTRVS, encoded by the coding sequence ATGGAAGTAATAGGCATAGAGGACTTTCTGAAGTTAGACATAAGGCTTGCAAAGATAGTGGATGCCCAAAGAGTGGAAGGCTCAGAAAAACTCCTGAAGCTAAAAGTTTCATTGGGAGGTGAGGAAAGGGTGGTTGTAGCTGGAATAGCCAAGCACTATAAACCAGATGAGCTTATAGGGAAAAAGATACTTCTTCTTGCGAATCTTAAACCAAGAAAGATACTGGGGATAGAATCGCAGGGTATGGTACTTGCGCTCTCTGACGGAGAAAGGCTCTCCCTTATAGTGCCAGACAGAGAGATGGAGGAAGGGACAAGGGTAAGCTGA
- a CDS encoding DUF4382 domain-containing protein translates to MKRIITAATILLFSCGGGGGGGGTTPPASSVSLYFTDDMSVYPSILVTVYEVNLCSDQQCQQKVNLFSSQQGLEVDLAKLNGILQYITTTSIPQGTYNRLEVVMDKNLTITDPSNQTHPAVFSPMQEKPNKPNTVQCDTQKCYIRFNGTVNPFATGKLIVDFVLKEFEVNTLTSPWLVTEVKMKPLTPEEMRGISYEREIHLRVQSVNAQSNSFTGTWMGKTFTVNISPNIRECEIYKIKYPPNTCVNQIAPSMCLEVKVQEDPATSTTLTAIKIETDKKCMN, encoded by the coding sequence ATGAAGAGGATTATTACGGCAGCTACAATACTTCTCTTCTCCTGCGGAGGTGGCGGAGGCGGAGGTGGCACAACTCCGCCAGCTTCATCTGTGAGCCTCTACTTTACCGACGATATGAGTGTCTATCCTTCAATTTTGGTGACGGTCTATGAGGTAAACCTTTGCTCCGACCAGCAGTGCCAGCAAAAAGTTAACCTCTTCTCAAGCCAGCAGGGACTTGAAGTGGACCTTGCAAAGCTAAACGGCATACTTCAGTATATAACAACCACCAGCATCCCACAGGGAACTTACAACAGGCTTGAGGTGGTCATGGACAAAAACCTTACCATAACTGACCCCAGCAATCAGACGCATCCTGCGGTATTTTCCCCCATGCAGGAAAAACCCAACAAGCCCAACACAGTCCAGTGCGATACTCAAAAGTGTTATATAAGGTTTAACGGTACGGTTAACCCCTTTGCCACTGGGAAACTAATTGTTGACTTCGTGTTAAAGGAGTTTGAGGTAAACACTTTAACCTCTCCATGGCTAGTGACGGAAGTCAAAATGAAGCCACTAACACCGGAAGAAATGAGAGGTATATCCTACGAAAGAGAAATACACTTAAGGGTACAAAGTGTAAACGCGCAGAGCAACAGCTTCACCGGTACTTGGATGGGTAAAACTTTTACCGTTAATATTTCACCAAACATCAGGGAGTGTGAGATATATAAAATAAAATACCCACCCAACACATGCGTAAACCAAATAGCACCCAGTATGTGCCTTGAGGTAAAGGTTCAGGAAGATCCTGCAACATCCACAACCCTGACTGCCATAAAGATAGAAACCGATAAAAAGTGCATGAATTGA
- a CDS encoding ArnT family glycosyltransferase: protein MLYLLLLIVAANYYLNLGLSQVWMPNESFYAEASKNMMETGDFLTPYYNGNVRIEKPPLTYWIVSLGYYLFGINEWGLRFFHATLGLLLGIITFLLSYEQSKNYKVSLLSALILLTSFQFFANARYASPEIPFTFFIALSIYFWLKAYKKNHIPLLLLAFICSTLAILTKGPAGFVIPAGVVFFYLLVSDPKELLKKRYYLLTLLLIPPSFWWHIFEFFSHKKEFLEVFYVENLKRVYAGNDPFYFYFLDTAVSFMPYSFLVFFALLWTFIKKKKELTIFVVWLLLVFLIFSFIKSKIPVYVLPAYPAMAILTANFVLSSDWKSIIKYSSTFITLLISSAILLTTFYFQLETAYAVLALLPLPFLLRNYAIAPLVAGIAFLIFANTGLLHYLESFRHYKEVGNFIKNLDPSNTLKTYQVGYFHHNLPFYADRTIIRDRYPEKPSIVIFKIGSFEGCKPTKLWKLYTSSESRFITFLLDTKRGKRLEEFGVCLYN, encoded by the coding sequence ATGCTCTATCTTCTTCTGCTAATAGTAGCAGCCAATTACTACCTTAACCTCGGTCTTTCACAAGTTTGGATGCCCAACGAGTCCTTTTATGCTGAGGCATCAAAAAACATGATGGAAACAGGCGACTTTTTAACACCTTATTACAACGGTAATGTAAGGATTGAAAAACCTCCGTTAACTTACTGGATAGTCTCCCTGGGATATTATCTTTTTGGGATTAACGAATGGGGTCTTAGATTTTTTCATGCCACTTTGGGTTTGCTTTTGGGTATTATCACCTTTCTATTATCTTACGAGCAGTCAAAAAACTATAAAGTGTCATTACTTTCTGCTCTTATCCTGCTGACTTCTTTTCAGTTTTTTGCCAATGCCAGATACGCTTCGCCCGAAATACCTTTTACCTTTTTTATAGCTCTTTCCATATATTTTTGGCTAAAAGCTTACAAGAAAAACCATATACCATTACTTTTGCTTGCCTTTATCTGCTCCACTCTGGCAATACTCACCAAAGGTCCAGCAGGTTTTGTAATCCCTGCAGGTGTGGTGTTTTTTTACCTTCTTGTAAGTGATCCTAAGGAGCTTTTAAAAAAGCGCTACTATCTGCTCACACTCCTTCTTATTCCCCCAAGTTTTTGGTGGCATATCTTTGAATTTTTCTCCCACAAAAAAGAGTTCTTGGAAGTTTTTTATGTAGAAAATCTCAAAAGAGTGTATGCTGGCAATGATCCTTTTTATTTTTACTTTCTTGATACTGCAGTAAGCTTTATGCCTTACTCCTTTCTCGTATTTTTTGCCTTGCTTTGGACCTTTATCAAAAAGAAAAAAGAGCTAACCATTTTTGTGGTTTGGCTTCTGCTTGTTTTTCTTATTTTTAGCTTTATAAAGTCCAAAATACCTGTATATGTCCTTCCTGCATATCCGGCTATGGCTATTTTGACGGCAAACTTTGTCTTAAGTTCCGACTGGAAAAGCATCATAAAATATTCCTCTACCTTCATAACCCTTCTTATATCTTCTGCAATACTGCTTACCACCTTTTATTTCCAGCTTGAAACAGCTTACGCAGTTTTAGCTCTTTTGCCACTGCCTTTCCTTTTAAGAAATTACGCCATAGCGCCCTTGGTGGCAGGTATAGCATTTCTTATATTTGCAAACACAGGTTTGCTCCATTACCTTGAGAGTTTTAGACACTACAAAGAAGTGGGTAATTTTATAAAAAACCTTGACCCCAGCAACACCTTAAAAACCTATCAAGTGGGATACTTCCACCACAACCTACCCTTCTATGCAGACAGAACCATAATCAGAGACAGATATCCAGAAAAACCATCTATCGTTATATTCAAAATAGGCTCTTTTGAAGGTTGCAAGCCCACAAAACTCTGGAAGCTTTATACATCTTCAGAATCAAGATTTATAACTTTTTTACTGGATACAAAAAGAGGAAAAAGGCTTGAAGAATTTGGTGTGTGCCTTTATAATTAA
- the glp gene encoding molybdopterin molybdotransferase MoeA: MIPYEEALSKVLEHTKLIDTERVFINQSLGRVLAEDVMADTDKPPFDNSAMDGYAVRYEDIKDASQEKPVKLKVLGEIPAGEETAYKMEKGTAVKIFTGAPIPEGADTVIPFELTQEENHYILIKEPLKLGSNVRRKGEEIKEGEVVLKAGTLIRPYEMGIMASVNRVVVSVYRKPRVAVLATGDEIKDVGEPIEKLSQIRSSNSYVLFAQILRSGGEPHYLGIVKDNEEEIGKFLKHIDYYDVFITTGGVSMGGKDYVQHLVKEYGIDVKFHRVRIKPAKPVLFGTYKDRGLFFGLPGNPVSCTMAFDLLVHPALLKMSGRKDYIPKVFKAILKEDFIRRDAERREFVRAFVSFDGEKAYCSYSHKTQSHMLTSYIDMNAYMVVYEGIKEIKKGSLVDVIMFP; this comes from the coding sequence ATGATACCATATGAAGAAGCGCTTTCTAAGGTACTTGAACATACAAAGCTGATAGATACAGAGAGAGTTTTTATAAATCAGTCCTTGGGTAGAGTTCTGGCTGAAGATGTAATGGCAGATACAGATAAGCCTCCCTTTGATAACTCTGCCATGGATGGCTATGCGGTAAGGTACGAAGATATAAAAGATGCCTCCCAGGAGAAACCTGTAAAGCTCAAAGTATTAGGAGAGATCCCAGCTGGTGAGGAAACAGCTTACAAGATGGAGAAAGGAACAGCCGTAAAGATATTCACAGGAGCGCCCATACCAGAAGGTGCAGACACAGTTATTCCCTTTGAACTAACCCAAGAGGAAAACCATTACATACTTATAAAGGAACCTCTAAAGCTGGGAAGTAATGTAAGAAGGAAAGGTGAAGAGATTAAAGAGGGGGAGGTGGTGCTAAAAGCTGGCACCCTGATAAGACCCTACGAGATGGGAATAATGGCTTCGGTAAACAGAGTGGTAGTTAGCGTTTACAGAAAGCCCAGAGTCGCAGTTTTGGCAACAGGTGACGAGATAAAAGATGTAGGAGAGCCTATAGAAAAGCTTTCTCAGATAAGAAGTTCCAACAGTTATGTACTCTTTGCTCAAATTCTCAGAAGTGGTGGAGAACCTCACTACTTAGGTATCGTGAAGGATAATGAAGAGGAGATAGGAAAGTTTTTAAAACATATTGACTATTACGATGTTTTTATAACAACAGGCGGTGTATCCATGGGAGGTAAAGACTATGTTCAACACCTGGTAAAGGAGTACGGCATTGATGTAAAGTTTCACAGGGTGCGTATAAAACCCGCCAAGCCAGTACTTTTTGGCACATACAAAGACAGAGGGCTCTTCTTTGGACTGCCCGGCAACCCAGTATCCTGCACTATGGCTTTTGACCTTCTGGTGCATCCAGCTCTCCTTAAAATGTCCGGAAGAAAAGATTACATACCAAAGGTATTTAAAGCTATACTTAAAGAGGACTTTATTAGAAGAGACGCAGAAAGAAGGGAATTTGTAAGAGCTTTTGTAAGTTTTGATGGAGAAAAAGCTTACTGCTCTTACTCTCACAAAACGCAATCTCACATGCTGACTTCTTACATAGATATGAACGCCTACATGGTGGTTTACGAAGGTATAAAGGAGATAAAGAAAGGAAGCTTGGTAGATGTTATAATGTTCCCCTGA